The Urbifossiella limnaea genome has a window encoding:
- a CDS encoding protein kinase domain-containing protein, which yields MRALIECVAQAVMGRGVRGLCEFVPGGPYLFDVAGDAYRLFREKRRADQLRADVAAAAAASADEARRVAAEVAQEVAAAGPPEDRLTLELYLAQVPAAVRASMKRADDPSGRTVPPDFALDAPADLLRVLPAGVPKFRPGDALPGRPGWGLAELIGSGGFGEVWLVRHTFIPQPRAVKFCTDPLAKAKLASHEGQVIARVMGLGHHPNIVPLLDAALDGDAPWLMYEYVGGGSLTDLVHRWQALAGAERERAVVAALHELAAAVGHFHRLAPPIVHRDLKPSNILVSAGATTHALRITDFGIGGVAVDYLRTQNPRGQSVMSGWLETSLRGSYTPLYASPQQRGGGPPDPRDDVHALGVIGYQMATGRLDQAPGIDAAEDLAEAGIGGGFVALLSRCVAQKPERRPKDAGELAEKLAELLGPAPKPAPAPPVVVAPPPAPPPPPPSQQPADAARSPAVRQPVPFRAIAFARTGADWAPVPGKLPGDITLRPGAAYRLAFPAEGTTDATVEKLRAVRDWPNLEAIDLSGCGSVTDAALGHLGALPGLKAVNVADTAVTDSGVCRLLTRFPDLEAVGLAGCRRLSAAVVPYLARLRKLTAVTLPPRADTADVRRELARRRRGVTVG from the coding sequence ATGCGTGCCCTGATCGAATGTGTCGCCCAGGCCGTCATGGGCCGCGGCGTCCGCGGGTTGTGCGAGTTCGTGCCCGGCGGGCCGTACCTGTTCGACGTGGCCGGCGACGCCTACCGCCTGTTCCGCGAGAAGCGCCGCGCCGACCAGCTCCGCGCGGACGTAGCCGCCGCCGCCGCCGCGTCTGCCGACGAGGCCCGGCGCGTCGCCGCCGAGGTGGCGCAGGAGGTGGCGGCGGCCGGCCCGCCCGAGGACCGACTGACGCTCGAACTGTACTTGGCGCAGGTGCCGGCCGCGGTCCGCGCCTCGATGAAGCGCGCCGACGACCCCAGCGGCCGCACCGTGCCGCCCGACTTCGCGCTGGACGCGCCGGCGGATCTGCTGCGCGTGCTGCCGGCGGGGGTGCCAAAGTTCCGCCCCGGCGACGCGCTGCCCGGCCGGCCCGGGTGGGGGCTCGCCGAGCTGATCGGCAGCGGCGGGTTCGGCGAGGTGTGGCTCGTGCGGCACACGTTCATCCCGCAGCCGCGGGCCGTGAAGTTCTGCACCGACCCGCTGGCGAAGGCGAAGCTGGCGTCGCACGAGGGGCAGGTCATCGCCCGCGTGATGGGGCTCGGCCACCACCCGAACATCGTGCCGCTGCTGGACGCGGCCCTGGACGGCGACGCCCCGTGGCTGATGTACGAGTACGTCGGCGGCGGCAGCCTGACGGACCTGGTTCACCGCTGGCAGGCACTGGCGGGTGCGGAGCGCGAGCGGGCCGTGGTGGCGGCGCTGCACGAGCTCGCGGCCGCGGTCGGCCACTTCCACCGGCTCGCGCCGCCGATCGTCCACCGGGACTTGAAGCCGTCCAACATTCTGGTCAGCGCCGGGGCCACGACGCACGCGCTCCGCATCACGGACTTCGGCATCGGCGGCGTGGCCGTGGACTACCTGCGGACGCAGAACCCGCGCGGGCAGTCGGTGATGTCCGGGTGGCTGGAAACGTCGCTGCGCGGCAGCTACACGCCGCTGTACGCCAGCCCGCAGCAGCGCGGCGGCGGCCCGCCCGACCCGCGCGACGACGTTCACGCCCTCGGCGTCATCGGCTACCAGATGGCGACCGGGCGGCTCGACCAGGCGCCCGGCATCGACGCCGCCGAGGACCTGGCCGAGGCCGGCATCGGCGGCGGGTTCGTGGCGCTGCTGTCGCGGTGCGTGGCGCAGAAGCCGGAGCGCCGGCCGAAGGACGCCGGCGAGCTCGCCGAGAAGCTGGCGGAGCTGCTCGGGCCGGCGCCGAAGCCCGCGCCGGCCCCGCCGGTCGTGGTTGCGCCGCCCCCAGCGCCGCCTCCGCCACCACCTTCGCAACAGCCGGCTGACGCCGCCCGCTCGCCGGCCGTGCGCCAGCCGGTGCCGTTCCGCGCCATCGCCTTCGCCCGCACCGGCGCCGACTGGGCGCCCGTGCCCGGCAAGCTCCCCGGCGACATCACCCTGCGCCCGGGCGCCGCCTATCGCCTCGCCTTCCCCGCGGAGGGGACCACCGACGCGACGGTGGAGAAGCTGCGGGCCGTGCGCGACTGGCCGAACCTGGAGGCGATCGACCTGTCCGGCTGCGGGTCGGTCACCGACGCGGCGCTGGGCCACCTCGGGGCGCTGCCGGGCCTGAAGGCGGTGAACGTGGCCGACACGGCGGTGACCGACTCGGGCGTGTGCCGGCTGCTGACGCGCTTCCCGGACCTGGAGGCGGTGGGGCTGGCGGGCTGTCGGCGGCTGTCGGCGGCGGTGGTGCCGTACCTGGCCCGGCTGCGGAAGCTGACCGCCGTGACCCTGCCGCCGCGTGCGGACACGGCCGACGTGCGCCGCGAACTGGCCCGCCGCCGGCGGGGGGTGACGGTGGGGTAG
- a CDS encoding HEAT repeat domain-containing protein, giving the protein MRWFDLPPRSTLGPTGLVLSLALLLTPTAVLAALAVRHEALPIAAGAGVQLLFALVFLRAHPVWRPPVSGSVILLYLIALAWAYVPTRGHADWAVHVAQGVLLAGAVGLVALHDLTRTGAEPLRRANKWSRRIASRTHWPLQLADARLLPEVDALRDAVRDEPGPALALLSDPRPEVKVAALGSLEYRPDWRPGEAELVLKIAREAHEPAVRQAAAYALAGVKLPALVEDLAGFLRDPAAEVRHAAAEAVLWDGDRRWPLARTPVREALADPKLAADGPLFVGSAGLPAAAVADLMAWAEERPPLGTRAVLTLVEQYHRGMADGGRPELPSELAQLMLASETPTGLRVELAALLRDHHRLTPDLLDRMTNMDQPAPMRLFAAEVMLRADPNDADGIDVLRGLARHPNRELAVQIGGILQNVLGLDLGLVAGGPLPAPASKAAAEVARKVLGWANGQRPDGQRPTPPSRPGLAGLRETNFVPPASAERPRVF; this is encoded by the coding sequence ATGCGCTGGTTCGACCTCCCACCCCGCTCGACCCTCGGCCCCACCGGGCTGGTGCTCAGCCTCGCGCTGCTCCTCACGCCCACCGCCGTCCTCGCCGCCCTCGCCGTCCGCCACGAGGCCCTCCCGATCGCCGCCGGCGCCGGCGTGCAGTTGCTGTTCGCGCTCGTGTTCCTGCGGGCGCACCCGGTGTGGCGGCCGCCGGTCAGCGGGTCCGTCATCCTGTTGTACCTCATCGCCCTCGCCTGGGCTTACGTCCCCACCCGCGGGCACGCCGACTGGGCCGTCCACGTGGCGCAGGGCGTGCTCCTGGCCGGCGCCGTCGGGCTGGTGGCGCTGCACGACCTGACCCGCACCGGGGCCGAGCCGCTGCGGCGGGCGAACAAGTGGTCGCGCCGCATCGCGTCCCGCACCCACTGGCCGCTGCAACTCGCCGACGCCCGCCTCCTCCCCGAAGTCGATGCACTGCGGGACGCCGTGCGCGACGAGCCCGGCCCGGCGCTGGCGCTGCTGTCGGACCCGCGGCCGGAGGTGAAGGTGGCGGCGCTCGGGAGCCTGGAGTATCGCCCCGACTGGCGGCCGGGGGAAGCCGAGTTGGTGCTGAAAATCGCCCGCGAGGCCCACGAGCCGGCGGTCCGGCAGGCGGCGGCCTACGCCCTCGCCGGGGTGAAGCTGCCGGCGCTCGTCGAAGACCTGGCCGGGTTCCTGCGCGACCCCGCCGCCGAGGTCCGCCACGCCGCCGCCGAGGCCGTGCTGTGGGACGGCGACCGCCGCTGGCCGCTGGCCCGGACCCCGGTCCGCGAGGCGCTGGCCGACCCGAAGCTGGCCGCCGACGGGCCGCTGTTCGTCGGCTCCGCGGGCCTGCCGGCCGCCGCCGTCGCCGACCTGATGGCGTGGGCCGAGGAGCGGCCGCCGCTCGGCACGCGGGCGGTGCTGACGCTGGTCGAGCAGTACCACCGCGGCATGGCCGACGGCGGCCGCCCCGAACTCCCCAGCGAGCTGGCCCAGCTGATGCTGGCCTCGGAGACGCCGACCGGGCTGCGGGTCGAGCTGGCGGCGCTGCTCCGCGACCACCACCGGCTGACGCCGGACCTGCTGGACCGGATGACGAACATGGACCAGCCGGCGCCGATGCGGCTGTTCGCGGCGGAGGTGATGCTGCGGGCCGACCCGAACGACGCCGACGGCATCGACGTGCTGCGCGGCCTGGCCCGGCACCCGAACCGCGAGCTGGCGGTGCAGATCGGCGGCATCCTGCAGAACGTGTTGGGCCTCGACCTGGGGCTCGTCGCGGGCGGCCCGCTGCCGGCGCCGGCGAGCAAGGCGGCGGCCGAGGTGGCGCGGAAGGTGCTCGGCTGGGCGAACGGCCAGCGGCCGGACGGCCAGCGGCCGACGCCGCCGTCGCGGCCGGGCCTGGCGGGCCTGCGCGAGACGAACTTCGTCCCGCCGGCGTCCGCGGAGCGGCCGCGGGTGTTCTGA
- the dpdE gene encoding protein DpdE → MAVVVSRGAFVRSTANALGVGKLHTGGAHPVIEYFVGPGCAPVTETVAPSTVRAVTLESETRVYQQLPDGVSWRAGRALASHFADYVVRFPNSQKPELVPAVELYTRCELPRPEPHVFLAARITETPHWQERRAGFVQAVVEQRRACAGLTGLLSSVIDLEPHQVEVVRRVLQDPAQRYLLADEVGLGKTIEAGVIIRQYVLDRPTDHRILILVPGHLVRQWEAELSHRFRLGPFLGKSVRVLPHDTDLPKGEEAGLVVVDEAHQLARWVSEPARSAARKRFEAIRTLVTDPRTGLLLLSATPTLHSDETGFQALLHLLDPVVYPLGDLDGFRERLGTHERVAQLYHLFRPDEEGGYLETALDQLLDAFPKDARLKELGKALRPLLAYGKAADDPQRVDAVRAVRSHVSEAYRLHRRLLRNRRADDRVSGLLPGRLGLVRWSYTDPETPPLVALLEAWRKAAAGAAKKPAEFGRLYALFAEALACDPEVLASLVGVRLGEDADKSLRLTAADQRLLAELPHFAGEEKLLTKLQDAAGDADPTPRIAAVVAGLDRAFALPKTQVTRAVIFASQPAAADAVFDAAAKRWPGQTLRHGVAGWQHFLTSQTFRVLVCDAAAEEGLNLHGRGTVLVHYDLPWSPNRVEQRVGRLDRFGVATPVRSVVPVANGDPVAAAVADYLELGYRVFERSVAALQYVTEEELAALHPAALAEGASAIAAATTRLGGDEGVVETTLRDIQVLDELDAVEAPPGHEGFAEALRETDATMAAEWQAATHTWVGETLQFARRGEGGADTGVWRYQFRRPIGEGGPATLMPTGRLVRHFAHILDTDDERSTPNAPLTYALTFDRVRAQRERVALARVGDPFVSSLVDYVGWDDRGAVAAMWRYRPKGRYAKPAEVAFRFEFVVECPTDDAGAALPKGGSVPAVRRQADWVFPPFTLSVWLDQDLEVIADGAAKAAVLAEPYEKRKRPDGGRDFNLNADRWAALLPHFPRAAWAKTVERARKAAEQAVRKSARWKDEIAARSAAAKRAAADRDAQTASRLAFLTGPQKKHEKAHAAAEKAVADALLRGVEKPAVRLDAAGAVFLASWNPFLDGDD, encoded by the coding sequence ATGGCCGTCGTCGTCAGCCGCGGGGCGTTCGTCCGCTCCACCGCCAACGCCCTCGGCGTCGGCAAGCTCCACACCGGCGGCGCCCACCCCGTCATCGAGTACTTCGTCGGCCCCGGCTGCGCCCCCGTCACCGAGACGGTCGCGCCGTCCACCGTCCGGGCCGTCACGCTCGAAAGTGAGACGCGCGTCTACCAGCAGTTGCCGGACGGCGTGTCGTGGCGGGCCGGGCGGGCGCTCGCGTCGCACTTCGCCGACTACGTCGTCCGCTTCCCCAACTCGCAGAAGCCGGAGCTGGTGCCGGCCGTGGAACTGTACACCCGCTGCGAGCTGCCGCGGCCCGAGCCGCACGTCTTCCTCGCGGCGCGCATCACGGAAACGCCGCACTGGCAGGAGCGCCGCGCCGGCTTCGTGCAGGCCGTCGTGGAGCAGCGCCGCGCGTGCGCCGGCCTCACGGGGCTGCTGTCGTCGGTGATCGACCTGGAGCCGCACCAGGTGGAGGTGGTCCGCCGCGTGCTGCAAGACCCGGCCCAGCGCTACCTCCTCGCGGATGAAGTGGGCCTCGGCAAGACCATCGAGGCCGGCGTCATCATCCGCCAGTACGTGCTCGACCGGCCGACCGACCACCGCATCCTGATCCTGGTTCCGGGCCACCTCGTGCGGCAGTGGGAGGCCGAACTCTCGCACCGCTTCCGCCTCGGGCCGTTCCTCGGCAAGTCGGTGCGGGTGCTGCCGCACGACACCGACTTGCCGAAGGGCGAAGAGGCGGGGCTGGTCGTGGTGGACGAGGCGCACCAGCTGGCGCGCTGGGTGAGCGAGCCGGCCCGCAGCGCGGCGCGGAAGCGGTTCGAGGCCATCCGCACGCTCGTCACCGACCCGCGCACCGGGCTGCTGCTGCTGTCCGCGACGCCGACGCTCCACTCCGACGAGACCGGCTTCCAGGCGCTGCTCCACCTGCTCGACCCGGTGGTCTACCCGCTCGGCGACCTGGACGGCTTCCGCGAGCGCCTCGGCACCCACGAGCGCGTCGCGCAGCTGTACCACCTGTTTCGCCCGGACGAGGAGGGCGGCTACCTCGAAACCGCGCTCGACCAGCTGCTCGACGCCTTCCCGAAGGACGCGCGGCTGAAGGAGCTCGGCAAGGCGCTGCGGCCGCTGCTCGCCTACGGGAAGGCGGCCGACGACCCGCAGCGTGTGGACGCCGTACGCGCCGTCCGCTCGCACGTCTCGGAGGCGTACCGCCTTCACCGCCGGCTGCTGCGCAACCGCCGCGCCGACGATCGCGTGTCGGGCCTGCTGCCCGGTCGGCTCGGGCTCGTCCGCTGGAGCTACACCGACCCCGAGACGCCGCCGCTGGTGGCGCTGCTGGAAGCGTGGCGGAAGGCGGCGGCCGGCGCGGCGAAGAAGCCGGCCGAGTTCGGCCGCCTGTACGCGCTGTTCGCCGAGGCGCTGGCGTGCGACCCCGAGGTGCTGGCGTCGCTGGTCGGCGTGCGGCTCGGCGAGGACGCGGACAAGTCGCTGCGGCTCACCGCCGCGGACCAGCGCTTGCTCGCCGAGTTGCCGCACTTCGCCGGCGAGGAGAAGCTGCTGACGAAGCTCCAGGACGCCGCGGGCGACGCCGACCCGACGCCGCGCATCGCCGCCGTCGTGGCCGGGCTCGACCGCGCGTTCGCACTGCCGAAGACGCAGGTGACGCGCGCCGTCATCTTCGCCAGCCAGCCCGCCGCGGCCGACGCCGTGTTCGACGCCGCCGCCAAGCGCTGGCCCGGCCAGACGCTGCGCCACGGCGTCGCCGGGTGGCAGCACTTCCTGACGAGCCAGACGTTCCGCGTGCTGGTGTGCGACGCGGCCGCCGAGGAAGGCCTGAACCTGCACGGCCGCGGCACCGTGCTCGTGCACTACGACCTGCCGTGGTCGCCGAACCGCGTCGAGCAGCGCGTCGGCCGGCTCGACCGCTTCGGCGTCGCCACGCCGGTTCGCTCGGTGGTTCCCGTCGCCAACGGTGATCCCGTTGCGGCGGCCGTCGCGGACTACCTGGAACTCGGCTACCGCGTCTTCGAGCGCTCCGTGGCAGCGTTGCAGTACGTGACCGAGGAGGAGCTGGCGGCGCTGCACCCCGCGGCGCTCGCCGAGGGGGCCAGCGCAATCGCTGCCGCAACGACGCGGCTCGGCGGCGACGAGGGCGTCGTCGAAACGACGCTGCGCGACATCCAGGTGCTCGACGAGCTCGACGCCGTGGAGGCGCCGCCGGGGCACGAAGGCTTCGCCGAGGCGCTGCGCGAGACGGACGCGACAATGGCCGCCGAGTGGCAGGCCGCGACGCACACGTGGGTCGGCGAGACGCTGCAGTTCGCCCGGCGCGGCGAGGGCGGCGCCGACACCGGCGTGTGGCGCTACCAGTTCCGCCGGCCCATCGGCGAGGGCGGCCCGGCCACGCTCATGCCGACGGGCCGGCTCGTCCGCCACTTCGCGCACATCCTCGACACCGACGACGAGCGCTCCACGCCGAACGCGCCGCTCACCTACGCGCTGACGTTCGACCGCGTCCGCGCCCAGCGCGAGCGGGTGGCGCTGGCCCGCGTCGGCGACCCGTTCGTGTCGTCGCTGGTGGACTACGTCGGGTGGGACGACCGCGGCGCGGTGGCGGCGATGTGGCGCTACCGGCCGAAGGGCCGCTACGCCAAGCCGGCCGAGGTCGCCTTCCGGTTCGAGTTCGTCGTCGAGTGCCCGACCGACGACGCGGGCGCCGCGTTGCCGAAGGGCGGGAGCGTGCCCGCGGTGCGCCGCCAGGCCGACTGGGTGTTCCCGCCCTTCACGCTGTCGGTGTGGCTGGATCAGGATTTGGAGGTGATCGCCGACGGCGCCGCGAAGGCGGCGGTGCTGGCCGAGCCGTACGAGAAGCGGAAGCGGCCCGACGGCGGCCGCGACTTCAACCTGAACGCCGACCGGTGGGCGGCGCTGCTGCCGCACTTCCCGCGGGCGGCGTGGGCCAAGACCGTGGAGCGGGCGCGGAAGGCGGCCGAGCAGGCGGTGCGAAAGTCGGCGCGGTGGAAGGACGAGATCGCGGCGCGGAGTGCGGCGGCGAAGCGGGCCGCGGCCGACCGCGACGCGCAGACGGCGAGCCGGCTGGCGTTCCTGACGGGGCCGCAGAAGAAGCACGAGAAGGCGCACGCCGCGGCCGAGAAGGCGGTGGCCGACGCGCTGCTGCGCGGCGTCGAGAAGCCGGCGGTGCGGCTGGACGCGGCGGGGGCGGTGTTCCTGGCGAGCTGGAACCCGTTCCTGGACGGCGACGATTGA
- the recD2 gene encoding SF1B family DNA helicase RecD2, translated as MTEQLSGVIERITFHNLDTGYCVLRVRARGQRELVTVVGEMQHPVAGEYVEAAGKWVTDRQFGLQFKADNLKATPPHTAEGIVKYLGSGLVRGVGPGFARRIVDVFGDKTLEVIDQSPTFLTQVKGVGPKLVEKIRDSWREQQAVRSIMVFLHSYGIGTARAVRIYREYGENAIEVVKRNPYRLSTDIWGVGFQTADALALKLGLPRDSPFRAQAAVRHVLGEAQSDGHVGLPEELATQAAEALTQIPPDGIRDAVEQLRVTDEIVRDSVALVTKDTGYDPDEAAGVPGDEHLLYLKPLFLAEFGVARQLAALAKGAHPLRTADHTAALGWAEAQMGITFADSQRKAVTEAVSHKLMVVTGGPGTGKTTIVRAILEIVSAKSLRVLLAAPTGRAAKRLAESTGREAKTIHRLLEFDPGIGGFRRGKENPLDVDVLVVDEVSMVDVVLMNQLLRAVPPFAAVVFVGDVDQLPSVGAGSVLADLIESKVLPVARLTEVHRQAGASWIVRAAHAINHGEQPESAPAGKGDFYFVEADAPEAVIDRIRQAVTTRIPAAFGLDPLKDVQVLTPQVKTELGVLNLNRVLQEALNPPKPGTIETKKFDSTFRAGDKVMQVRNNYQREVFNGDIGRVAAIDAVDQTLTVDFDGKQVAYDFADLDELQLAYAISVHKSQGAEYPAVVVPVSTQHYVMLQRNLLYTAVTRGRKLVVLVGSRRALWRAVTTADTRRRFGLLRWRLRSLMTKDQ; from the coding sequence ATGACGGAACAGCTCAGCGGCGTGATCGAGCGGATCACGTTCCACAACCTCGACACCGGGTACTGCGTCCTGCGCGTCCGCGCCCGCGGCCAGCGCGAGCTGGTGACCGTCGTCGGCGAGATGCAGCACCCGGTGGCCGGCGAGTACGTCGAGGCCGCGGGGAAGTGGGTGACCGACCGCCAGTTCGGCCTGCAATTCAAGGCCGACAACCTGAAGGCCACGCCCCCGCACACCGCCGAAGGGATCGTGAAGTACCTCGGCTCGGGCCTCGTCCGCGGCGTCGGCCCCGGCTTCGCCCGCCGCATCGTGGACGTGTTCGGCGACAAGACGCTCGAAGTGATCGACCAGTCGCCCACGTTCCTGACGCAGGTGAAGGGCGTCGGCCCGAAGCTCGTGGAGAAGATTCGGGACAGCTGGCGCGAGCAGCAGGCGGTGCGGTCGATCATGGTGTTCCTCCACAGCTACGGCATCGGCACCGCGCGGGCGGTGCGCATCTATCGCGAGTACGGCGAGAACGCCATCGAGGTGGTGAAGCGGAACCCGTACCGCCTCAGCACCGACATCTGGGGCGTCGGCTTCCAGACGGCCGACGCGCTCGCCCTGAAACTCGGCCTGCCGCGCGACTCGCCGTTCCGCGCGCAGGCCGCGGTGCGCCACGTCCTCGGCGAGGCGCAGTCCGACGGCCACGTCGGCCTGCCGGAGGAGCTGGCGACGCAGGCCGCGGAGGCGCTGACGCAGATCCCGCCCGACGGCATCCGCGACGCGGTCGAGCAGTTGCGCGTCACCGACGAGATCGTCCGCGACAGCGTGGCGCTCGTGACGAAGGACACCGGCTACGACCCCGACGAGGCCGCGGGCGTGCCGGGCGACGAGCACCTGCTGTACCTGAAGCCGCTGTTCCTGGCCGAGTTCGGCGTCGCCCGGCAGCTGGCGGCGCTGGCGAAGGGGGCGCACCCGCTCCGCACCGCCGACCACACCGCGGCGCTGGGGTGGGCCGAGGCGCAGATGGGCATCACGTTCGCCGACAGCCAGCGAAAAGCGGTCACGGAGGCGGTGTCGCACAAGCTCATGGTCGTCACCGGCGGCCCCGGCACGGGCAAGACCACGATCGTGCGCGCCATCCTGGAAATCGTGTCCGCCAAGTCGCTGCGCGTGCTGCTGGCGGCGCCGACCGGCCGCGCCGCGAAGCGCCTCGCCGAATCGACCGGCCGCGAGGCGAAGACGATTCACCGGCTGCTCGAGTTCGACCCCGGGATCGGCGGTTTCCGGCGCGGCAAGGAGAACCCGCTCGACGTGGACGTGCTCGTCGTGGACGAGGTGTCGATGGTGGACGTGGTGCTGATGAACCAGCTCCTCCGCGCCGTGCCGCCGTTCGCGGCCGTCGTGTTCGTCGGCGACGTGGACCAGCTGCCGTCCGTCGGCGCCGGCTCGGTGCTGGCCGACCTGATCGAGTCGAAGGTGCTGCCGGTGGCGCGGCTCACGGAAGTGCACCGGCAGGCCGGGGCGAGCTGGATCGTGCGCGCGGCGCACGCGATCAACCACGGCGAGCAGCCCGAGTCGGCGCCGGCCGGCAAGGGCGACTTCTACTTCGTGGAGGCGGACGCGCCCGAGGCGGTGATCGACCGCATCCGCCAGGCGGTGACGACGCGCATCCCCGCGGCGTTCGGCCTCGACCCGCTGAAGGACGTGCAGGTGCTGACGCCGCAGGTGAAGACCGAGCTCGGCGTGCTGAACCTGAACCGCGTGTTGCAGGAGGCGCTGAACCCGCCGAAGCCGGGCACGATCGAGACGAAGAAGTTCGACAGCACGTTCCGCGCCGGCGACAAGGTGATGCAGGTGCGGAACAACTACCAGCGCGAGGTGTTCAACGGCGACATCGGCCGCGTCGCCGCGATCGACGCCGTGGACCAGACGCTGACCGTGGACTTCGACGGCAAGCAGGTGGCCTACGACTTCGCCGACCTGGACGAGTTGCAGCTGGCGTACGCCATCAGCGTCCACAAGAGCCAGGGGGCCGAGTACCCGGCGGTGGTGGTGCCGGTGAGCACGCAGCACTACGTGATGCTGCAGCGGAACCTGCTGTACACGGCGGTGACGCGCGGGCGGAAGCTGGTGGTGCTGGTGGGGAGCCGGCGGGCGCTGTGGCGCGCGGTGACGACGGCGGACACGCGGCGGCGGTTCGGGCTGCTGCGGTGGCGGCTGCGTTCGCTAATGACCAAGGACCAATGA
- a CDS encoding ParB N-terminal domain-containing protein: MPPFEVRVLPIAQLQPAAYNPRKPLSPASPAYRKLKASLAEFGLVEPLVWNERSGRVVGGHARLRILKDLGYAEVPVSVVRLDDAREKALNVVLNNQEAQGRYDPAKLAELLEGLTGLPELAMTGFDESALAALRLEPVGAEPAADADPDRVEVTLVTDAGTWDALGPRVDELVAEFDLVTHVRRGAGA; encoded by the coding sequence ATGCCCCCGTTCGAGGTCCGCGTCCTGCCGATCGCGCAACTCCAGCCCGCCGCGTACAACCCCCGCAAGCCGCTGAGCCCCGCGTCGCCGGCGTACCGCAAGCTGAAGGCGAGCCTCGCCGAGTTCGGCCTCGTCGAGCCGCTCGTGTGGAACGAGCGGTCCGGCCGCGTCGTCGGCGGCCACGCCCGGCTGCGCATCCTGAAGGACCTCGGGTACGCCGAGGTGCCGGTGTCGGTGGTGCGGCTCGACGACGCGCGGGAGAAGGCGCTGAACGTGGTGCTGAACAACCAGGAGGCGCAGGGCCGCTACGACCCGGCGAAGCTCGCGGAGCTGCTGGAGGGCCTGACCGGCCTGCCGGAACTGGCGATGACCGGGTTCGACGAGTCGGCCCTGGCGGCGCTGCGGCTGGAGCCCGTCGGGGCGGAACCCGCCGCGGACGCCGACCCGGACCGCGTCGAGGTGACGCTGGTGACCGACGCCGGCACGTGGGACGCGCTCGGCCCGCGGGTGGACGAGCTGGTGGCGGAGTTCGACCTGGTGACGCACGTCCGCCGCGGGGCGGGGGCGTAG